One window from the genome of Thermus sediminis encodes:
- a CDS encoding SDR family NAD(P)-dependent oxidoreductase: MSKALILTGASRGIGRALALELARAGYDLVLNARREAPLLSVLEEVRSLGVRAEAVAGSAGKGEVAEALVERALSLGNFLGYIHNAGVLHPGPLLYELAESLFLEVLEANLLAGYQLARFAYPHLLQKGEGLAVYLGSGAAESNLPGIGAYGVAKAAEEHLARQLAAEAPEVTCFVYRPGVVETDMQRAAREAQGGGAPVLHRVFRGYREEGRLLTPEEAARALVRLLPRARAFHGRIATWRDA, encoded by the coding sequence ATGAGCAAGGCCCTGATCCTCACCGGGGCGAGCCGAGGCATCGGGAGGGCCCTGGCCCTGGAGCTGGCCCGGGCAGGATATGACCTGGTCCTGAACGCCCGGCGGGAGGCCCCCCTTCTCTCGGTGCTGGAGGAGGTGCGCTCCTTGGGGGTCAGGGCCGAGGCGGTGGCGGGAAGCGCCGGGAAAGGGGAGGTGGCCGAGGCCCTGGTGGAAAGGGCCCTTTCCCTCGGGAACTTCCTGGGCTACATCCACAACGCCGGGGTCCTCCACCCGGGGCCCCTACTCTACGAGCTTGCAGAAAGCCTCTTCCTGGAGGTCCTCGAGGCCAACCTCCTTGCCGGCTACCAGCTCGCTCGCTTCGCCTACCCCCACCTGCTGCAAAAGGGGGAGGGCCTGGCCGTCTACCTGGGCTCGGGGGCGGCGGAGAGCAACCTCCCCGGCATCGGGGCCTATGGGGTGGCCAAGGCGGCGGAGGAGCACCTGGCAAGGCAACTGGCGGCGGAGGCCCCCGAGGTCACCTGCTTCGTCTACCGCCCAGGGGTGGTGGAGACGGACATGCAGCGGGCGGCCCGGGAGGCCCAGGGGGGCGGGGCCCCCGTCCTCCACCGGGTCTTCCGGGGCTACCGGGAGGAAGGCCGCCTCCTCACCCCCGAGGAGGCAGCGAGGGCCCTGGTCCGGCTCCTGCCCAGGGCCAGGGCCTTCCACGGCAGGATCGCCACGTGGAGGGACGCATGA